From the genome of Paracoccus seriniphilus, one region includes:
- the frr gene encoding ribosome recycling factor, with the protein MAEDIEIDIDDLERRMKGAMESLRHEFASLRTGRASASMVEPVQVEAYGQMTPVNQLGTVNVPEPRMVTINIWDKSMVGKVEKAIRESGLGINPQTNGTIIMLPIPELNEERRKELTKVAAQYAESARVAVRNVRRDGMDQVKKGKANGMPEDDQKFWETAVQELTDKMIRLVDEALEAKQAEIMQV; encoded by the coding sequence ATGGCAGAGGACATCGAAATCGACATTGACGATCTGGAACGTCGCATGAAGGGCGCCATGGAAAGCCTGCGCCACGAATTCGCATCGTTGCGGACCGGTCGTGCGTCGGCATCCATGGTTGAACCCGTGCAGGTAGAGGCCTACGGCCAGATGACCCCGGTGAACCAGCTGGGAACGGTCAATGTGCCCGAACCCCGGATGGTGACGATCAACATCTGGGACAAGTCGATGGTCGGCAAGGTCGAGAAGGCCATTCGCGAAAGCGGACTTGGCATCAATCCGCAGACCAATGGCACCATCATCATGTTGCCGATCCCCGAGTTGAACGAGGAACGGCGCAAGGAACTGACCAAGGTCGCCGCCCAATATGCCGAAAGCGCCCGCGTTGCCGTGCGCAATGTGCGTCGTGACGGCATGGACCAGGTCAAGAAGGGCAAGGCCAATGGCATGCCCGAAGACGACCAGAAATTCTGGGAAACCGCAGTTCAGGAATTGACCGACAAGATGATCCGCCTTGTTGATGAGGCGCTCGAGGCCAAGCAGGCCGAGATCATGCAGGTCTGA
- the rseP gene encoding RIP metalloprotease RseP, with translation MTDMIPQFGGTLWTLASFVVALAVIVTVHEYGHYIIGRLSGIRAEVFSVGFGPRLFARRDRRGTLWQVAAVPLGGYVRFLGDSNAASAGTGQQVDPALRRQTLTGAPLWARFATLLAGPVFNFILSILIFAGFALFQGLPTQEVRVGEIAAAPPGVVNELRPGDEIIAINEQPISSWGDIGRVGSELPIATEYDWQVRRAGELVTVQGPDPIPPRITGVAPRSAAADAGLKAGDVVLAIEDKPISRFSQMRSSVEAAAGRPLALTVWRPEQGTADYTLVPKQQDLPLAGGGYEKRWLIGVTGGEGYFAPATRRAGLAESLWLGALQTWGIITSSLAGMWAMISGQIGSCNLGGAISIAESTGQAASAGGASFLWWIAVLSAAIGFLNLLPVPVLDGGHLMFYVYEAISGRPPSDRVLNLLTAIGMAAVLSLMIFGLTNDLFCP, from the coding sequence ATGACAGATATGATCCCGCAATTTGGCGGCACGCTCTGGACCCTTGCCAGCTTTGTCGTGGCCTTGGCGGTCATTGTGACTGTCCATGAATATGGTCACTACATCATTGGCCGGCTGTCCGGAATTCGGGCCGAGGTGTTCTCGGTCGGCTTCGGGCCGCGGCTTTTCGCGCGGCGTGACCGCAGGGGCACCTTGTGGCAGGTCGCAGCAGTCCCGCTGGGGGGCTATGTGCGCTTTCTGGGGGATTCCAATGCCGCCAGCGCCGGAACCGGCCAGCAGGTCGATCCGGCCCTGCGGCGCCAGACGCTGACCGGGGCGCCGCTATGGGCGCGGTTTGCCACGCTGCTGGCAGGGCCGGTGTTCAATTTCATCCTTTCGATCCTGATCTTCGCGGGCTTTGCCCTGTTCCAGGGATTGCCGACCCAGGAAGTCCGCGTCGGAGAAATTGCTGCCGCCCCCCCGGGCGTCGTCAACGAGTTGCGACCGGGTGATGAAATCATCGCCATCAACGAGCAACCGATTTCAAGCTGGGGCGATATCGGACGGGTGGGGTCAGAACTGCCGATCGCCACGGAATATGACTGGCAGGTCCGGCGCGCGGGTGAGTTGGTCACGGTGCAGGGGCCGGATCCGATTCCGCCGCGCATCACCGGCGTTGCACCCCGCAGTGCGGCGGCAGATGCAGGTCTGAAGGCGGGTGATGTGGTTCTTGCCATCGAGGACAAGCCGATCTCGCGCTTTTCCCAGATGCGTAGCAGTGTCGAGGCCGCCGCTGGCCGTCCGCTGGCGCTGACGGTCTGGCGTCCGGAACAGGGAACCGCGGATTATACGCTGGTGCCGAAACAACAGGATCTGCCCCTGGCCGGGGGAGGCTATGAAAAACGCTGGCTGATCGGTGTGACCGGAGGCGAGGGCTATTTCGCGCCTGCAACCCGCCGGGCCGGGCTGGCTGAATCCCTTTGGCTGGGGGCGTTGCAGACCTGGGGGATCATCACGTCTTCGCTGGCGGGAATGTGGGCGATGATTTCGGGCCAGATCGGCAGTTGCAATCTGGGCGGTGCCATCAGCATCGCCGAAAGCACGGGACAGGCTGCCAGTGCGGGCGGGGCCAGCTTTCTGTGGTGGATCGCGGTTCTTTCGGCGGCCATCGGTTTTCTGAACCTGTTGCCGGTTCCGGTTCTGGATGGCGGCCACCTGATGTTCTATGTCTACGAGGCCATCAGTGGTCGTCCGCCATCCGACCGCGTGCTGAACCTGTTGACGGCGATTGGCATGGCTGCGGTGCTCAGCCTGATGATTTTCGGCCTCACGAATGATCTTTTCTGCCCCTGA
- a CDS encoding phosphatidate cytidylyltransferase, protein MTPQPSTSGKWGDLSRRIASTVVLLGIGVLLASATGIWLRLGMAVICAVTFWELANMTGWRHPQLHAGPFGSWRPLVLAAIAGVSQFLALVLYHPLAWVALLLPIILGLPGAARRDRLTYGIFGIAILLVAYGLVLFREDYGLGFVLWLMGIVIVSDTAGYFFGRILGGPKFWPSLSPKKTWSGTVAGWIGAAILGALLWLSGHGDASLVWVSPLVCFAGQMGDIAESWLKRRAGVKDSSNLIPGHGGFMDRFDAVTGAVLAILLIGLLTSLPAVN, encoded by the coding sequence ATGACACCACAGCCCTCGACTTCGGGAAAATGGGGCGATCTGTCGCGACGCATCGCCTCGACGGTGGTTTTGTTGGGCATCGGGGTTCTGCTGGCCAGCGCGACTGGAATCTGGTTGCGTCTGGGCATGGCAGTGATCTGTGCGGTCACCTTCTGGGAACTGGCCAATATGACTGGCTGGCGCCATCCGCAACTGCATGCCGGACCATTCGGCAGCTGGCGGCCGCTGGTCCTGGCCGCGATTGCCGGCGTTTCCCAGTTTCTGGCGCTGGTCCTGTATCACCCGCTGGCTTGGGTGGCATTGCTGTTGCCGATCATCCTTGGCCTGCCAGGGGCGGCCCGTCGTGACCGTCTGACCTATGGCATTTTCGGAATTGCCATCCTGCTTGTTGCCTATGGTCTCGTGCTGTTTCGTGAAGATTATGGCCTGGGCTTCGTGCTGTGGCTGATGGGCATCGTCATCGTTTCGGATACGGCGGGCTATTTCTTTGGTCGCATCTTGGGCGGTCCGAAATTCTGGCCCTCGCTCAGCCCGAAAAAGACCTGGTCGGGAACCGTTGCCGGCTGGATCGGCGCGGCAATCCTGGGTGCCTTGCTGTGGTTGTCCGGGCATGGCGACGCATCCCTGGTCTGGGTCTCTCCTCTGGTCTGTTTCGCGGGGCAGATGGGTGATATCGCCGAAAGCTGGCTGAAACGGCGCGCCGGGGTCAAGGACAGTTCCAACCTGATTCCCGGCCATGGCGGCTTCATGGATCGTTTCGATGCTGTCACCGGTGCCGTTCTGGCGATCCTGCTGATCGGGCTTTTGACCAGTCTACCTGCGGTGAACTGA
- a CDS encoding OmpH family outer membrane protein, translating to MSSAVSDLGSTTSEATVDSEDHAALPTRTIEAKGKAVGNAPILTVNQERLYEDSAWGQRAQRELARKGGEIAEENDRIAAQLSAEEAELTQKRAALAPAEFRKLAEAFDARATSIRRERAQMVQRLNAEAEADRAAFFQAALQVMGEVMQERGAVAVLDRRTVFVSLDAIDITTDLIERLNMRIGDGSRPDEAPTPDAATQSDN from the coding sequence ATGTCGTCTGCGGTGTCCGATCTGGGTTCGACCACCTCTGAAGCGACGGTGGATTCCGAAGATCATGCCGCGCTTCCCACCCGCACGATCGAAGCCAAGGGCAAGGCCGTGGGCAATGCCCCCATCCTGACGGTCAATCAAGAGCGGTTGTATGAGGATTCGGCCTGGGGGCAGCGGGCGCAGCGCGAGCTTGCCCGGAAAGGCGGAGAGATCGCGGAGGAGAACGACCGTATCGCCGCCCAGCTTTCAGCCGAAGAGGCAGAGTTGACGCAGAAGCGGGCAGCGCTGGCCCCGGCCGAGTTCCGCAAACTTGCCGAAGCCTTTGACGCGCGTGCCACCTCGATCCGGCGCGAGCGCGCCCAGATGGTCCAGCGACTTAACGCCGAGGCTGAAGCCGACAGGGCCGCCTTCTTTCAGGCGGCGCTGCAGGTCATGGGTGAAGTGATGCAGGAACGCGGCGCGGTTGCCGTGCTGGATCGGCGCACGGTCTTTGTTTCGCTGGATGCCATCGACATCACCACGGATCTGATCGAGCGTCTGAACATGCGGATCGGCGATGGGTCCAGACCCGATGAAGCGCCGACACCGGATGCCGCCACGCAATCTGACAACTGA
- the bamA gene encoding outer membrane protein assembly factor BamA, translating to MTRKLGKGAVALVAALTISVPAALLVPQAASAYVFNDVRIEGAQRIEPATILSYANIARGQNVSAGELNDALQRLQGSGLFETVEVTPQGSLLVIKVSEYPTINQISFEGNRRIKDDQLAQIVRSKSRRVYQPSQAIADASNIAEAYSTEGRLAARVDPKIIRRGDNRVDLVFEIQEGDLTEVERISFTGNRAFSDRRLRQVLETKQAGILRALIRRDTFAAERIPLDEKMLTDFYRSRGYADFRVQAVAPELTRERDAFYITFNIQEGPRYRFGQVDVVSEIPGVDAAAFRKENRVDRGDVYNPATIDNTIRRMETVALQQGLNFVNIEPRITRNPSNQTLNLTFALTRGPRVFVERIDIEGNTTTLDEVIRRQFTTVEGDPFNPREIRNAAERIRALGYFSDAQVESRQGSSQEQVIVDVNVEEQPTGSLSFGASYGVSAGVGLNVSLNESNFLGRGQTLGMTVSTADGDREGSIRFIEPYFLGRDLRFKFNTWYSETEDWYADYDTRSVGINPSIDFPVSANGRLELSYKLSKDWLSDLDEDSSAILEREVGERITSALGYSYTWDTRNTGLDPLNSYKFTFSQDIAGLGGDVKSVTTTALAGFESTAWRDDVTFRGEIEAGGVHAYSDYSTWIIDRFRSGSRIRGFESNGIGPRDLAADNEDALGGKYFWAARAEAQFPLGLPEEYGITGGLFADIGSIWGLDDTTGTDGETVDDDMHIRAAIGASIFWTTPIGPLRFNFSKAVRKEDYDEEQNFDLTISTQF from the coding sequence ATGACACGGAAACTGGGCAAGGGCGCGGTCGCGCTGGTGGCGGCTCTGACCATCTCGGTGCCGGCGGCGCTGTTGGTGCCGCAGGCAGCATCGGCATATGTGTTCAATGACGTCCGGATCGAAGGGGCGCAGCGGATCGAACCGGCGACCATCCTGTCCTATGCCAATATTGCGCGTGGTCAGAACGTTTCGGCGGGGGAATTGAATGATGCCCTGCAGCGCCTGCAGGGATCTGGCCTGTTCGAAACGGTCGAGGTGACCCCGCAAGGCAGTCTTCTGGTGATCAAGGTCAGCGAATATCCGACGATCAACCAGATCAGTTTCGAAGGGAACCGCCGCATCAAGGACGATCAGCTTGCGCAGATCGTTCGAAGCAAGTCGCGGCGCGTCTATCAGCCCTCTCAGGCCATTGCGGATGCGTCCAATATCGCCGAAGCCTATTCCACCGAGGGCCGTCTTGCCGCCCGTGTCGATCCCAAGATCATCCGGCGCGGTGACAATCGGGTCGATCTGGTATTTGAGATCCAGGAAGGTGATCTGACCGAAGTCGAACGGATCAGCTTTACCGGCAACCGCGCCTTCAGCGACCGTCGTCTGCGCCAGGTGCTGGAGACCAAGCAGGCAGGGATCCTGCGCGCCCTGATCCGCCGGGATACTTTCGCCGCCGAGCGGATCCCGCTGGACGAGAAGATGCTGACGGATTTCTATCGTTCGCGCGGTTATGCCGATTTCCGGGTTCAGGCCGTGGCGCCCGAACTGACGCGGGAACGCGATGCCTTCTATATCACCTTCAACATCCAGGAAGGTCCGCGCTATCGCTTTGGACAGGTTGATGTCGTCTCTGAAATTCCCGGCGTCGATGCCGCAGCCTTCCGCAAGGAAAACCGGGTTGATCGCGGCGATGTCTATAATCCTGCGACCATCGACAATACCATTCGGCGGATGGAGACGGTCGCCCTTCAGCAGGGTCTGAATTTCGTCAATATCGAACCTCGCATCACGCGCAATCCGTCGAACCAGACCCTCAACCTGACCTTCGCGTTGACGCGTGGGCCGCGGGTCTTCGTCGAACGGATAGACATCGAGGGCAACACCACCACCCTGGATGAGGTGATCCGTCGGCAGTTCACCACCGTTGAGGGCGACCCCTTCAATCCGCGCGAAATCCGCAATGCTGCCGAACGCATCCGGGCGCTGGGGTATTTTTCGGACGCTCAGGTTGAAAGCCGTCAGGGCAGCAGCCAGGAGCAGGTGATCGTCGACGTCAACGTCGAAGAGCAGCCCACCGGCTCGCTGTCATTCGGGGCGTCCTATGGCGTCAGCGCAGGCGTTGGTCTGAATGTCTCGCTGAATGAATCGAACTTCCTGGGCCGTGGCCAGACACTTGGCATGACGGTGTCGACTGCAGATGGCGACCGCGAGGGATCGATCAGGTTCATCGAGCCCTATTTCCTTGGGCGTGACCTGCGTTTCAAGTTCAACACCTGGTATAGCGAAACCGAGGATTGGTATGCCGATTACGACACGCGGTCGGTCGGCATCAATCCTTCGATCGACTTCCCGGTTTCTGCCAATGGCCGCCTTGAGCTGAGCTACAAGCTGTCGAAAGACTGGCTCAGTGATCTTGATGAGGACAGTTCGGCCATTCTGGAGCGGGAAGTGGGCGAACGTATCACGTCGGCGCTGGGATATTCCTATACCTGGGATACACGAAATACCGGGCTGGATCCGCTGAACTCGTACAAGTTCACTTTCTCGCAGGATATCGCAGGTTTGGGGGGCGACGTCAAAAGCGTGACCACCACCGCGCTTGCCGGCTTTGAATCCACGGCCTGGCGCGATGATGTGACCTTCCGCGGGGAAATCGAGGCTGGCGGCGTCCATGCCTATAGCGATTACTCGACATGGATCATCGACCGTTTCCGTTCGGGTTCGCGCATTCGTGGATTTGAATCCAATGGCATTGGCCCGAGGGATCTGGCTGCGGACAATGAGGATGCCCTGGGAGGCAAGTATTTCTGGGCCGCGCGTGCCGAGGCGCAATTCCCTCTGGGACTGCCCGAGGAATATGGCATCACCGGCGGCCTGTTTGCCGACATTGGTTCTATCTGGGGGCTGGATGACACGACCGGCACGGATGGAGAGACCGTCGATGACGACATGCATATCCGCGCCGCAATCGGTGCCTCGATCTTCTGGACGACGCCGATCGGTCCGCTGCGCTTCAACTTCTCGAAGGCTGTTCGCAAGGAAGATTATGACGAAGAGCAGAACTTCGATCTGACCATTTCGACCCAGTTCTGA
- the uppS gene encoding polyprenyl diphosphate synthase: protein MAAKTAQALASEGATSNRHVAIIMDGNGRWAVERGWPRLVGHRRGAERVKQIVRACPDLGVNWLTVYAFSTENWKRSTEEVLGLMKIFRRYIEREAEGMSAEGVRMRFIGGRERLDPKLQALMASIESRTAGNTRLNLTVAINYGGRDELTRAAGRLAQKVASGEVDTPSEADLAACLDTAGQPDPDLVIRTSGETRTSNFLPWQAAYAEYEFTQTLWPDFTPDHLAEILERFGLRERRFGGV, encoded by the coding sequence ATGGCCGCGAAAACTGCACAGGCTCTTGCGTCAGAGGGCGCCACGTCGAATCGTCACGTGGCCATCATCATGGACGGCAATGGCCGTTGGGCGGTCGAGCGCGGCTGGCCGCGTCTTGTCGGCCACAGACGGGGCGCGGAACGGGTCAAGCAGATTGTCCGTGCCTGCCCCGATCTGGGGGTGAACTGGCTGACGGTCTATGCCTTTTCCACCGAGAACTGGAAAAGATCGACCGAAGAGGTTCTTGGCCTGATGAAGATCTTTCGCCGCTACATCGAGCGCGAGGCCGAGGGCATGTCCGCCGAAGGCGTGCGCATGCGATTTATCGGTGGGCGCGAGCGTCTGGACCCAAAGCTTCAGGCGCTGATGGCGTCAATCGAATCCCGGACGGCGGGAAACACCCGCCTGAACCTGACCGTCGCGATCAATTACGGCGGTCGGGACGAGTTGACGCGCGCTGCCGGTCGTCTGGCGCAAAAGGTTGCAAGCGGTGAGGTTGATACGCCGAGCGAGGCGGATCTGGCCGCATGTCTGGACACGGCGGGTCAGCCTGATCCTGATCTGGTGATCCGGACATCCGGCGAAACCCGGACATCGAATTTCCTGCCATGGCAGGCGGCCTATGCCGAATATGAATTTACCCAGACGCTCTGGCCGGATTTCACGCCCGATCATCTTGCCGAAATTCTCGAGAGGTTCGGTCTGCGCGAGCGTCGTTTCGGAGGCGTATGA
- the dxr gene encoding 1-deoxy-D-xylulose-5-phosphate reductoisomerase produces MRRISILGATGSVGSNGFDLIRRAGGAAAFNVVALTGGRNIERLSGMARELQAEIAVTAHEHLLPDLRDALAGSGVEAAAGTEALIEAAARPADWVLSAIVGSAGLAPGLRALEQGGVLALANKESLVCAGPLIQDVAKAHGGTILPVDSEHSAIFQALAHENLETVKDVTITASGGAFRDWPLERLASATVAEASTHPNWAMGQRITIDSASMFNKAMEVIEAKEFFGVEADRIKVLVHPESIIHAMVSHVDGGTIAHLGAPDMRHAIGYALNWPERAALPVAPLDLAAIGSLTFRAPDETRWPALRLARQVMHAGGMSGAVFNAAKEQALDDFIAGKIRFTQMAPRVEATLEAMAGRDGFTAAPETLETVLHWDRLARQEAAA; encoded by the coding sequence ATGCGACGTATCTCAATTCTTGGTGCGACCGGTTCGGTCGGAAGCAATGGCTTTGATCTGATCCGGCGTGCGGGCGGGGCTGCGGCTTTCAATGTCGTTGCGCTGACCGGAGGTCGCAATATCGAACGCCTGTCCGGAATGGCGCGGGAATTGCAGGCCGAAATCGCCGTGACCGCGCATGAGCATCTGTTGCCGGACCTGCGCGACGCTCTGGCAGGAAGTGGCGTAGAGGCCGCTGCAGGCACCGAGGCCCTGATCGAGGCCGCGGCTCGGCCCGCTGACTGGGTGCTGTCGGCGATTGTCGGCTCGGCCGGTCTGGCCCCCGGGTTGCGTGCGTTGGAACAGGGCGGCGTTCTGGCGCTGGCAAACAAGGAATCCCTGGTCTGTGCCGGACCGTTGATTCAGGATGTCGCAAAAGCCCACGGCGGGACCATCCTGCCTGTTGATTCTGAACATTCTGCAATTTTTCAAGCGCTTGCACATGAAAACCTTGAAACTGTCAAGGATGTGACGATTACCGCCTCGGGCGGGGCCTTTCGCGACTGGCCGCTGGAACGCCTGGCCTCGGCCACGGTTGCCGAGGCCTCGACCCATCCGAACTGGGCCATGGGTCAGCGGATCACGATCGACAGCGCGTCGATGTTCAACAAGGCCATGGAAGTCATAGAAGCCAAGGAATTTTTCGGCGTCGAAGCAGATCGCATCAAGGTTCTGGTTCATCCTGAATCGATCATTCATGCCATGGTCAGCCATGTCGATGGCGGCACGATTGCCCATCTGGGCGCGCCTGACATGCGCCACGCCATTGGCTATGCGCTGAACTGGCCTGAACGCGCGGCGCTGCCGGTAGCACCGCTGGATCTGGCGGCCATTGGCAGCCTGACATTTCGCGCACCGGATGAAACCCGCTGGCCGGCCCTTCGCCTTGCCCGGCAGGTCATGCATGCGGGCGGCATGTCCGGGGCGGTGTTCAATGCCGCCAAGGAGCAGGCCCTGGACGATTTCATCGCAGGAAAGATCCGTTTCACTCAAATGGCGCCCCGGGTTGAAGCAACCCTGGAAGCCATGGCGGGCCGGGACGGTTTCACTGCTGCACCCGAGACATTGGAGACGGTCCTGCATTGGGATCGCCTGGCACGACAAGAGGCCGCTGCATGA